The sequence CCTGGTTCAGTTGTCCAAATAGAAACACGACCATTGTACAACGGGAATGAGGAGGCACAAGGTGTAAAAATACTGCATCGTGTATTTTGGAGTTTCAATCCATGCATTAGGGCATTCAGGCATTGCAAGCCCCTGGTTCAGGTAGACGGCACACACCTATACGGAAAATACAAAGGTACACTTCTAGTCGCTGTAGCACAAGATGGGAACCAGAACATTGTGCCTATCGCCTTTGCCTTAGTGGAAGGGGAGACAGCTGATGCGTGGCACTTCTTTCTCAGGAATCTGCGAACGTATGTTGTTAGGAAAGACGGAGTGGGTATGATCTCAGACCGGCATGAGTCAATACGGGCAGCAGTTAATCGTTCCGGTGGTGACTGGCAACCTCCAAGAGCATGGTGGTTGTTTTGTATAAGACACATCGGCAGTAACTTCCTAAGGGCATTTAAAGTTCCTCACTTGCAGAAGCTTGTTGTCAACATCGGGTATTCAAGAACGGTTGAGGAGTACAATATCAATTATAAGAGGTTGGAAGAGCGAGGCGAGGCATATGCCAGGTGGTGCGATGCCATTGGGCTCAGACATTGGGTATTGGCATTCGACGAGGGACATCGATGGGGCCATATGACAACGAACCTTGTGGAGTGCATTAACTCAGTGTTGAAGGGTGCCCGTAATCTACCTGTGTTGGCGCTGGTCCGAGCAACATATTATAGGTTAAATGAACTCTTTACGCGGAAAAGTGCCGAAACTCATGAACGCAAGCGTGCTGGATATACGTACTCCGCATTTGCGCAACAGCGGATAGAAGCAAGTATGCAACAGGCTGGGAATATAGTTGTGCACCGCTTTGATAGACGAAATGAAGTGTTTGAGGTGCGCGAAATGAATACTGGAAAGGTGTTAGTTGTTGATCTTGCGCGACGAACGTGTGGCTGTGGACACTTTCAGGTTGAACGAATACCATGTCGCCATGTTATTGCTTGTTGTGCTAACCAGCGTCTCGATTGGCAGTTGTACGTGCATGAGGTGTACAAGATGACGGAAGTTCGTAAGGTTTATAGATTTGAGTTCACACCATTGGGAGATCCCGAGACATGGCCTGCTTATGAGGGACCGACATTGGTAGCTAATCCCGCCCTGAGGCGAACGTCTAAAGGCAGGCCCAAGCTGACCCGATACTTGAATGAAATGGACTCACGTGACATGCGTGGTCCTCGGACATGTCGTCTATGTGGTGCTCAGGGTCATAGTCGGAGTAGGTGTCCGCAGCGTGCTGGACCGAGTGGTAGTGGTTCATAGTTTAATATGGTCATGTTTGTACTTTTTAATTTACCATCACTTTGTCAGTTGATGCTTTTGAAATCAGACATGTTTGTATTTTTCATATGAAGTCTATCTATTGATAATTTAATTTCTGCTTAATATTCTCATTAACTGATTTTCTTAAGTTAATATACATAAAAGGAACTACGGGTTACATAAGTTAACAAACCAAACATTAAACACGAGTTACCTTAACttaattctaaaaataaaacCTAGATAATCTAAACCGAAGCTCACTTCTTTCCAGCTAAGTAGTCAAGTCCCTTACCCATAATGCCCAGACCGAACTTTGA is a genomic window of Arachis ipaensis cultivar K30076 chromosome B06, Araip1.1, whole genome shotgun sequence containing:
- the LOC107646399 gene encoding uncharacterized protein LOC107646399; translated protein: MHAPEFPEYANIDVVDPEDGEFRIGMEYSSRKSVVAAIRNFTISKGVDYEVYESEPQTFYAKCKMYGRGCDWLIRASLIRKKGCWEIRRYNGRHTCTIGTISQDHSKLDSDTVAEAIRPLVETDPTIKVKSIIAEVQSRFNYTISYRKAWLAKQKSIANIFGGWEDSYQALPWWLSIMVQKIPGSVVQIETRPLYNGNEEAQGVKILHRVFWSFNPCIRAFRHCKPLVQVDGTHLYGKYKGTLLVAVAQDGNQNIVPIAFALVEGETADAWHFFLRNLRTYVVRKDGVGMISDRHESIRAAVNRSGGDWQPPRAWWLFCIRHIGSNFLRAFKVPHLQKLVVNIGYSRTVEEYNINYKRLEERGEAYARWCDAIGLRHWVLAFDEGHRWGHMTTNLVECINSVLKGARNLPVLALVRATYYRLNELFTRKSAETHERKRAGYTYSAFAQQRIEASMQQAGNIVVHRFDRRNEVFEVREMNTGKVLVVDLARRTCGCGHFQVERIPCRHVIACCANQRLDWQLYVHEVYKMTEVRKVYRFEFTPLGDPETWPAYEGPTLVANPALRRTSKGRPKLTRYLNEMDSRDMRGPRTCRLCGAQGHSRSRCPQRAGPSGSGS